The segment TCCTGTTCCCTGTGTCACCCCAGAGTTCAGCGCAAACCCTGCAGCAAGAGGTGCTTGGCACAGTGAGGGTTCATCACTGAAAAAAAGAAGTCCATTAATAGAGAGATACGTACGTATTTCTTAATATTCAAAAGACAAATTCTGTACCTTAACTTTGGAACTCAAAAGTCAGAGAGTGAAAAATACTGCGtgtagcggggctgggaatatggcctagtggcaagagcgcttgcctcctacacacgaagctctcggttcgattccccagcaccacatatatggaaaacggccagaaggggcgctgtggctcaggtggcagagtgctagccttgagcgggaagaagccaggcacagtgctcaggccctgagtccaaggcccaggactgacaaaaaaaaaaaataataacatatatataatatattatatatatatatatatactgcgtGTAGCACCTTCGTTTCATAATTAGCcctagagcacagaggaagcTGACGCTCAGATCCAAAGCTCCAGGTCAGCACTTCCTAGAACAAAGAGAAAGCTACACTAGAGTGGGACCTCgagctctccccctcctctccttcttatTCCTACCTTAAACTCTGCAAATTCCTTTTCCTATGAGAATACCctagggagaaggagaagaaaaagttaATATGTGCTTTTTATAAATGAGATAAAaggcatttgcacacacacaaagacaatcTGACTTGTGCTTTAATACCACTCTGGGTAGAAAGCAGATTAGAAGGAGAATTAAAGAAATAGGACAAATAGAGATGCCGGTGCGTTGAACTAAGGTGATATCCAAGAGTAATATAGAACTATGAAGGGACCGTGACTtactctttctgttttgttttgtttttttggccagtcctgggccttggactcagggtctgagcactgtccctggcttccttttgctcaaggctagcactctgccacttgagccacagcgccacatctggctgttttctgtatatgtggcgctggggaagcgaacccagggcctcatgtatacgaggcaagctctcttgccactaggctatatccccagcccagtggctTACTCTTTCTAAGCCTACTTTCCTCTGttgttaaatgagataatatggCCCATCAGTTCCAGTGGTGAGGAGAAGGTAAAGTAGAACTTCTAGTACAGAGCCTGCCTGACCCAGGAAGCACTGAACATACGAGCTATTTTTACCGTTAGGGTTTGGAAGGATGAATGGCTATTTAGTCTCATCACCTTTAAGAATGATTATAAAGTTACATTTTATCAAGGCCTGTTTGGTCCCAACATTAATATTTCTTATctgaaggagagagaaggcagtGTTCAAGGACTTACATGTGAGAATTAAAGCAACAAGCAACAGTGCAAGAGCCAGCCCCGCAGGGACTCCTACTCCAACATAGATGCCCATTCTGGTGGTTGCTTCAGAGTCTTGGTGGTTTCTGGCCAGGGGGTGTATTTGCTAGGGAAACACAAACAGAAATCAAGCTGCAAACATCTGGACATGTGCTGGGTACTGGGCcagtcacaggactggcaaatcaGACCGTCCCTTCCACCACCTGCTGGGCTCCAGGAGCCGCGAACCCACGCCAGACCAGCCTCCCTCCAGACAAGTCTTAGACACCAAGGCAATGGGTGAGCTTCATCTCTAAAGacaatgaacaaacagaacaatcCCTTCTGTGCTGTAGGGACAGGAGGAGCTctttgtccccaccccacccccacccccgtgggtGGGGTTTCGTGTGATTCCACACACATTGCTCCTGGCGAGGCTGGAGTCCCATCTGCCAGCTCTACATTTTACAAGCTgtggggttctgggtgctggtggctccggcctgtcatcctagctactcaggagactgagatctgaggatcattgcttGAAGCcagcggggcagaaaagtccccacaagactctcacctccaataaactactcaaaaaacctagaagtggtgctcaagaggtagggcactagccttgagcacaaagaggctcagggccagcaccgaggctctgagtccaaaccctagggccggcaaataaataaataaatccacgcCATTAAGTGATGTTTGCAAACTATCACGTAAGGCCAGCATATTAAATAATCAGGGAAACATATTCTACTATGAAGAAACTCTAAACCTTCTACAGTGGTCAGATATGAAATTtgggaagaggggaaaaaatgctgCTGTTCTTTCTTTACTGTAAGCCAGGCCCTTCCACCCTCCCAGTAGGCCTGATTGCTTAGAATTATCGTCATCTTTGTTTGGGCTGAGGAAGCCGAAGCTAAGGGAGGGTTTTTTCCCCCAAGGACAGGGTGGGCACAAAGCAATTTGAAGGCGAATccaaacacacagagaaaatgacTTACTGTTTGATTTTTATCATGGAGAGTCGCCAAAGTCTGAGTCTCTGCTACACGTACATAAGCAAAACACACAAACGAAGGGAAACAGCcaagagttaattttttttttttccttcagagttAAAGATGTCTGTAGCTCTATTTAAAATTCATCCTTAGCAGAGCATCTCCCTCACTGTGACTTACTGAAAATCAGCCCTTGACACAAGAgtttggaagaaaacaaaaataaaaacaagaaaataaagagaatttaTTCTTCTCCATATTTTTCACAATAATTCCTGGGGAGCCCAACAAAGTTTACTAAATGCTTCCAAATCAATTTGAGGATGGCTACATTTTTCATCCACCACTCATGTCTTACAAGGTGGAGATTTCTGCTGGAAGAGCTGTGTTGAATACTAGTGTAGTTTGTTTTGGGCCACTGATCCTTACTGTGTTCTACCATCATCCAGCAACACTGATAATACTTAGTTATTATGTCCTAATTAGCcttcaaaaatgacaaaaaaatatcattttctcAGCAGTGTTTCACATTTACTTTATCAGGAGAGTAATTTTAATAGGTTGCCTTCAAGTGAAAATAATAATTCCAGGTACAATGTATTAGGAACCAGGCATTGTCCAAGCTCttttgtaggacttgaactcagtacctaacgGTTTTTCTCATTGGCTAAGGCTCTGCCAattcagccacatctccagtgcCCAAACGCTTTTAATTATGCATCTCATTCAAAGCAACTATCCTAGTGCAGGAATTTGTTCTTTCAGCAAAGGAAGAAACTGAGAGCTAGGGAAATGACTTACGCCAGGTCACTCGGCTTAGTGAATCATGGAAATGGCTTTCCAGTCTAGGTGCACATGGCTTTAAGCAAGCTGTCCTAAGCTCACTGCCTTCAcctcaatactggcaccaaagaagAGGGGCACAGTGCTCAGCGGTACCAACTGTCTCTCCTTCGGCTCACTTGTTTATCTTGTCAATGAATGTGTACAACAGCAGGTGCAGGGGACCAATGGGATTGGCACAGGTGCCAGTCTTGTGTCCACTGCATTCGGAAAGCAAACAGAGCTAGATCCGTAATcttaggctgagatgtgaggacctaggtactgtctctgaactttttcactaaaagctaacactctaccactttgagccacttcgaGTTttgtggtggctcattggagctaagagtctcatgtactttcctgcctgcgctggcttcaaaccacgatcctcagatctcggcttcctaaggagctaggatgaccGGCATCCGCCACTTAGAGCCccacttgtttttactttttgttgtcattttgctgtattatattttatttcattttttgggttgttgttgttttagttttttgtgttgtttgtttttttttgccagtcctagggcttgaactcagggcctgagcactgtccctggcttctttttgctcaaggctagcattgtaccacttgagctatagcgccacctccggctttgtctgtttatgtggtgctgaggaatcaaacccagggcttcatgaatgctaggcaagcactcttgccactaagccacattcccaggctgtatattatatatatatatttatttatttatttatttatttatttttggccagtcctggggcttggactcagggcctgagcactgtccctggcttctttttgctcaaggctagcactctgccacttgagccacagcgccacttctggccattttctatatatgtggtgctggggaattgaaccctgggcttcatgtatacgaggcaagcactcttgccactaggccatatccccagaccccctgTGTTATATTTTAGAAACAAACTCATACTACCTCTGTCAAGACCTTCCCACCTCTGCCACCTAACCGGCAGGTAGCAGCATCCTAATCTGGGTTGTCctgaaaccatgattctcctgtctGCATCCCAAATtgctagattataggcatatacctaTAGGCTCAATGGGCTTACCTATTTTTAATCTCactttaccaaaaaaataaaaaaagagctcCAGAGACTTTAAAAGAGATGAGGACTCTGCCAATAAATAACCTAAGATTAGCCTGCTGAGCCAGCATGAACCAcggtctgtgtgtgtctgtgtctgtgtgcgcaAGCACGCGGGCGAAAATAgcaggtcttgaacttagggtctcatgctccctcagcttgcttgctcacagctagtactctaccacttgaggcacacctctgggccagctttttcctggttagtgATTGAAGATGGAggtgcactggctttgaacctggatcctccaggtctcagcctctagagtagccaggattacaggcctaggtCACCAGCGCTCAGTTGAGATCTGCTTTTTGGGGCCCTTTTCATGAATTACATGAAGAATTTAGCTATGCTTCTAAGGCCTAAATCTGAGGAAGCCAATGGGCTATACGGCAGTTAGCACGGATGCCCAAATCACCGAATCCAACCGCAGCCTGCAGGCCGAGTCACACCAATTCACAGCACACGTCACCAGCCAGAAggtaaatcagaaaataatgAGGACACCGCCAGAAGTGTTTCACTAGATTAAGTTTACTTGGTATTGCCGTAAAATAGAAGAGTGGTTTCTTATTAAAGCGTTTTATAGgtaagatttaagaaaaaaagatgaaagggcTGTGTCTTTAAATCATTCACGGCAACCGTAgctacttttctttccttatttggcAAAATACAGAAGCAGTGTCGcgttttgggggggagaggggagcactTTGCTTGGTCAGGAGCACACTCCTTGGGCTGAAGGGGAAGCTGAGGGCCAGGGAAGTGAAAGGCCTGGGCTTGGGTCACATGACTGGCTTGGGACTACCACAGAGGCCTAACCCGGGGCGCCTTTGTCCCTGCTCAGGTGTCTCCatcacctccctcccctccaacaCTACTGCAGGGGCAAGAGAACATCCATGGCTCCGCATTGCAAACTGCGGCTCCGGCTTTCGCTCCTAATCACAATGCCCTCGATGCCGATGCCAGCTACAGGGTTCTCCTGAGCCCCCGTCTTACCTGAGCCATGTTCCTCCGTGACAGGGACCCGTGGAAGGACTTCCGTGGGAGCAGGAATGACCCTGGCTAATGTCAGAAACCAGGATTAAGCATGAGGCATTTCTGAGAGCAAGAGGGCTTATTTCAGGGAATCAAAGGGGGCAGGAAAGATCATGGAAGACAATAAGTGAAGAGAAACACAGCCTTAGCATCCAAAGCCACGGGGCACTGTCTGtcatcgtgtgtgtatgtgtcacacACTTCAAATGCTTGACAGAGGTGGTGGTGTTACAGCATAGCTAATAGCAGAAGTCACATGTGGCCCTACTAAGCTCTTTGCGTGAAACCTTAGCTCGTACAATCTTTCCACGGGCCTGCATGGTGGGTGTTCTAGTTTACAGAAGAGAACACAGAGTTGAAATAGCTTGCCCCCTGTGAAACGATAATCGTTAAGAGACAGAGGTGGATTGGAACTCTGTCCCACCCATCCACAAAGTATGCGTTCTACGAATCTTAAAGTACGTGAGACCATGtgcccctcccccaactcccATACACACAGGCTCAGCGACTGGGGATCCTGACTGTCCCCAGGGTAGACTTGGAGGAACAGAACGCTGAGACTGCCTTCAGAGACACCCATCTCTCTGTTTGCGGCTGGGGGCCGAGCATCGTGGCTAACAACGCTTCAGGTGACCCCCGGATTAGTCAGGCTCCCCACCATGGTTCCTGGTCGTTCTTTCCATTCTGTACATCCGGTCCATGCGTTTCAAAACACGCCACGGGTGTTAGACATCACTGGGCATCACAAAGAGGGCCTGTGAAACTTGAGGTCTTTGGGGCCTCACCCTAGGGCTGTTATTAAAGAAGTCAGAGGCCATGACCGTCTGTGTACTTAGGATGAATCACCAGTGAGGCTTAGGcacaaggcaggcaggcaaagggGTTACTCACCTGGCTGGATGACCAACTCCAGATTGAATTTTTCGTCATTCATCGGGCCTGGGATTTGTACCCGGCAGCAGTAAATGCCACTGTCGGCTAGCGTCACATTGAGTATGGTCAGGGACACGTCTCCTCTGTGAACGGCTCCCTTTAGCTGGTATCTGCTGGATTTCTGGTAGCTCACGCTCCTTTCATCCGTGGTGAGGACCTGATAGGTACAGGAGAACGTAGGGCAGGGCCCCCTGCCCCAGCACACGGGCACAGGCTTGCCTGCAGTGGCGAGAGCGTAGCTGCAGGGTAGATGGGCATTCTGACCCGCCTCGGCTGTGTGTGTTGCTTCCACTGACCCTGGAGAGACACAGAGGAAGGCCCTAAGTAACACGGTCCCATTTCAGAAAGCCGAAAATAGCactctgcagaaaaaaaaaaaaaaaaagaggaaagtacTGTTGTCTTGTCTGGAGATGATTCCCCATGCCAGTGAGTCTCAAACTTCAGAGGCGTCAGAATCAGCAGGAAACCTTAAAATAcccactgggtgctgggtgtcatCTGCTTGTAAGCTCAGTGCTCTGGAGGCTTAGGCAGAAGGATACAGAGTACAAGCCAGCCTGTGCTATAGaaccctgcctcaaaaacaaacaaacaggaaaacacaGAACAAGCCGCTGATTGCAGGGCTTCGCCACTAGACCGTGCTCTGAAGTTGGGTGTCTGGGAAGTTCTGTTTCTACCCTTGACCCTCACTCTCAGAGCCACGACCCTAGGAGAGAATTGCAGATGACCAGTTCTGCCCGTTCTGCATTCAGGGGAGGACAAGACTAATGGAAACTGACGCTGGCCAGGATGATGGACCACCTATCGAAACTAGTCATCTGTTCAATCAAGGCCAAatatcctctctcctccctcttccctctttccgCCTCGCCTCTTTGTCAAGCACCGGGGACACAGATAAAATAAGAAGTTTGTACATTTGAAACCACTCACAGGTTGTTTTGAGGTTTTAAAATGACCTCCTTGGTAACATGTACCCAAGTATAGAAGATATACGTGTGACtgatatatatgtaacatatatatatacatgtaatatatatttacacacataacTATACGTAAAGTATTCAAACAGTACCAGAGGTGGTAGGAAAAGCCTGACTCCCTTTCTCACTTTC is part of the Perognathus longimembris pacificus isolate PPM17 chromosome 25, ASM2315922v1, whole genome shotgun sequence genome and harbors:
- the Havcr2 gene encoding hepatitis A virus cellular receptor 2; its protein translation is MLADCGLLLLLLLTRSVEATHTAEAGQNAHLPCSYALATAGKPVPVCWGRGPCPTFSCTYQVLTTDERSVSYQKSSRYQLKGAVHRGDVSLTILNVTLADSGIYCCRVQIPGPMNDEKFNLELVIQPARVIPAPTEVLPRVPVTEEHGSAETQTLATLHDKNQTQIHPLARNHQDSEATTRMGIYVGVGVPAGLALALLLVALILTWYSHRKRNLQSLSLITLANLPPSGLTNAAAERMRSEENIYTIEENAYEMEDPYYCYVSNGRRS